CTATTCATTGCATGCAAGAACTGGTGTTTGTAACCTAACAAAGTAGTACTATCAACtcatcaagattacctctttaATATATGAGCTACATATCCTCTATTGCCCTTGTTTTAGACATTATTGAGGTATGTCCCTTTCTctctttgattgtttgattccTTCACTAAGCATGTTGTGCACTTGAgtaatctttattttttggctTTGATCCTTTTCTAGTATACATACCTTATATATTCATTATCAGTTTTTTATCCCTTTATCACCATGTCTTGTAATATATTTCTGCTCTTATTTGTCGTAGATACCTTTTTAAGGTTTAGAGGAATGTTATCCTATGGTGTCTTCCCAATAAGTGACATGACCCTTgacttaaattcaattttttgcagacatgtttttcccttaaaaaaaagaattcttttttattttgttcccctttaaaaataaacaaaaataagtggtgattctaacttttcaaaaatcaattttttgtaataaaaagtgagtctcgtcGTCAAGTGGGGATAtacatgaaaaatgcgggtccacaactTTTCTCCTACTGCTTAGTATTGCATACAAAGCTATTGTCTACCCCTAAGCATGAGGATTTGAGCTTGTAGTAACCTGATGAGTGTCAGGGGTTGTCCCCAAGAGACTGATTTGAACATTGAGAACTTAGATTGAGAGAAGTTATGATCTGGTATTGCTTCTGGCCTAAGGGGCTTAAGGCTCAAGCCTCGTCCCTCTGGATGGGTCTGAAGGATTCAGTTAGTCTGCTACTTTGAGGCTAGCAGCAGTGAAGCCTCGTCCACTTTACACCCTTAATGCTGGTTTGGAGATGAAGCCATTTCTAATTATGGATAGAGTACCAATGCCAAATATATCCAAAATCTACATTGAATTGCATTTCCTACCATGTCAGTGGAAAAATGCTATTCATTTTGCATAAAATTACTTGTTATGCTGTTGAATGAAGAGTGCATTTTAAACAAAGGATATGTTTAGTATTCTGACTTGTAATTGAAAGGCAATGAATTTATTCGACATTCACCGCAAAGACTGTGCGAACAGAATGTAGACCATCAAACCATGTTATAGATCCAAAACTGTAACCCCTTGAAGCTTCCTTTCCTTTGAATGAGACTTTAAAGGTTGCCCTCTCTAAACCTTCCACAAAAACTATCTTCTTAGGAGAGACAGTGATTTCCAGTCCCACTGGAGCATGCAGTTGAGCAATGTAGGTTGAATTTGGGGATCCCACATTCCTTACAGTCCTTGTCACAGTTTGAGCAGCTAGATGCCTGTCCAGCTTGCTTATAGAGATGGATGGGTAGTTGATGTTGGAGATGAGTTCATCAAAGGAAGTGCTTGGACaactaaattttttgtttgccACAGCTCTTATAGTTTTCTCTGGGTAGCCATAATAACAAAGGAAATGGAGATAATCTTCTGTTGCGGTCTCAAAAACTAATCCTGGATTGAGAGCCTTGAGTGGGCTTATTTCTCCAACTCCCATCTCATGTGGATTGGCAGAGAAACCTGTGCTATTTGTCAAATCTTTCCTCATGTTATTAGAAATGATAGCTGCAACATGATGAAAAAGAATCAACAttgcatccattaggatgtAAAATTAATTGTAATAAACAAGTGCtgcaaaattatatttagagtATCATAAAAAGAGCATGAGAGCTTGATATCTCCATGAGATAGTTTTTTGAAGATGTAGATGAATGAAAATCTAACTAACAATCCCTtcagaataaaaacaaaaggtgGCAAATCCAGTAATTACAAAAAGAATGCAAGAGGATGATAACTTTGAAGAGATAAAAGGCACAGGCTTCTAAAAGTTTTGTCAAGGTAAGACTATGGAAATATAAGCTGAGATTGACAGATGTGATGGTGATGTTCAgtacttaaaattttcattcactaTGGTCAGACAAATATCATTTCAACAAAATTTCACAGTCCAGCTGGACAATCTGCTTGCTGGGACTAATGGAGGGGAGGGAAGCAGATGTCCCCAGAGTAGTCGGCCAAGTTAGAAGCCCTGCATATCAGAGGCAAGACATGTTATCTTGACTAACTGTtcttgaatttatatttttccaatGGTATCAACCAACATTATGACAAAATTATTTGTAGGTTTCCAAGGAACTCTCAAGTATTATGTGAGAATATGCCACTATTCTCTTTATAGAAGGTAATTTGTTATCATTTCCTAAATGGATGTTGCCTAGTTCAATGTTTCTGGACTCGTAAACTCTTGTTAGTTACTTAGTtgctcctttttctttttaattatagtaAAGCAAGTAAATAATTATCACAATAATTGACTTAATAGAATTTCGACCTTCAATTACCTGTTGTCATGAGTGCTGATCTGATCATAGAAGAACTCCATTGTGGGTGCACCGATTTGATGAATGCAGCTGCCCCTGTTACATGGGGGCACGCCATGGACGTTCCAGATCGTATGCCAAATTTTGATACCTTCCTCCCAATTGGAACACTCCCCGCTTCTGTCTTTGGAATCATGGCTGCTAAAATAGCAACTCCTGGAGCCATTATATCAGGctaattaaagaagaaaaatagttaGAACTTAAACCTGCAGATCATTGGAAATACTTCTATAGATGCATCCATTTTTGTATCTATCCATCTACACAAGAAGATCTGATGTTGAAAGACAAGGACCTTGAGAATATTTTCTGTTAGCCCTCCTGGACCTCTGGATGAGAAAAATGCAACCACTGGTGCAGGCCTAATCCGTGGAACTTCCTTTGTTGGAAGGATGGTTGCAGTTGGATTCCTGTTTATAAGGTCTGAAAATTTTAGCACAGTTTTGAGTCCAAACATGTTTAAGAAAATCTTAACTTGTGTAAGAAGTGCATGCCTGCAGGAGTGCTTCTACCATTGCATATCAATTCAAGTTGCAATACCGATAAGAGCTCcatatatatcaaaagaaaGATGGAGAAGGGAGCATAGTAATTGAAAGAAGTGTAAAGTACTATAACAAAATGTTGGATTTCTAGTAACGATGCTTACTTGGTGGAATTAATGTACTTGAGAATATGAAACCCTGCAATATCTCCAACTTCTGTGAAGGGATAAATGCCTGATTCAAAGGGGGAACCTTTCTGATACTCGTCAATCAAAATCATCCCTATCGCTTTTGCATCTTCTACAACTAATTTTTGGATACGCCTCGGATTAGACCCATCACCAGAACAAACAATTATCTTGCCCCTAACTTTCTTGGGATCTAATGATCCTGGATAGCAGCTCCTGCATTTTTAGAAGAGATGGTCtagaattaataagaaaaaaaatgaacttttaagatgccatatttattaaaaactatccCTAAAACAAGACACCTTGCATCTGATGAAGGGGTAAAAGCAGCAGCAACATCCTCTGAACGGGCAAGAGGATATGTTTTAGAGCGAGTAAGGTTGGAGAAGTTGATCGCAGGCCCCTATCCGATTATCCATAAAAATTGCAGCAGCATTCATTAGTACTGcaacaattaataaataaaacaactaaataCAAATCCAAAGTTAATTACTATGATATACTTACTGGAAAAGTTTTCCCATTTCCAAGAACTACAGTAGATTGGAAATCCCGATCAATATTAGAAGCTGCAACAGTAAAGATCCATGGTGCTGAATTGACAATGGTGTAAGGATCAGGCCCGCTGTTCCCTGCTGAGCAAACCACCATTACCCCCATCTGCTGAGCATGAAAAGCTCCTATAGCAATGGGGTCATTAAGGAAGTCTGACTGAAAAATTGAGGTCATCCCAATGGAAACTGAGATTATATCAACTCCATCCTTAATTGCATCATCAAATGCTTTCATTATGGTGGAACCAGAACAACCTTCTAACGAACAAGCCTTGTAGCTTGCAATCCTGGCGGAAGGCGAGCCACCCCTTGCAGTACCTGGAGCCAGACCATAGTAACTAGCATTGGCGATGGGTGCACCAGCTGCGATGGATGCAGTATGTGTCCCATGGCCTACTGAGTCCCTTGGAGAGCCGGTGAGGTTAATGGGGTGGCTCTTATTACTGCTGGATTTTGGTTGGATTAAGGCCTTTGGGGTGTTGTAGTATCTTGCTCCTATCAGCTTCCTGAAATGTAGCAAGAGAACCAAATTGCCTTGTTATGCCATTTTTTCGGCTTTGGAAACCAAGGCCCTCATATcatcttaaaatattaatcttaatgtgtatgatgtatcatcaaAGCTGAGAGCATTAAGTAACACCTGTTACAGTTGGATTTTTTGAAGTCAGATCCCTCCATGCAAACTCCTTTCCATCTTGAAGGGATTTCTCCGATACCATTGTCATTGAAACTTGGAGACTCAGGCCATATCCCTGAATCATTCATCACAAACAAAATGGAAACTCATCAGCCTACTGGGCCTACCAAGGAAAATCATCCTACGCCTTCACTCCtcaataaatattcaaatatcaaatacGTTCTTTCCatgcataattttaaaatatatatagatttgtAATATTTATCAGCTTAAATTACACACTAAGTAAAAGGTTAGATGTATATCTCTGGTTGATCGGACTGGACTGAGCCTACGGCGACCAAGCCTAGGCCCAAGCTATCAAGTGTGAGTTGGGCCTGTGTCCATCATCCATACAACAGGCCGAATGCGGTCCAAGTGGAAATTGAAACACCTGTGTTATTCTCTAAAtacaatgaaaaattattaagagcATGTGTAGGAGTGATTGTGAGGctagaaatattttctaattcttGGAAATGCCACCATGCAAAACTTAcgtctgaatttttttttaaaatcacttaaaataatttttgaacaaTTCTTCGATGGAAGTacttttgaaaaactattttttattatataatatattgccaaaagaaaaagtcattcaaagaaattattaacttgcttttaaatttaagatatttttagattttttttttccaacttattactttttaaagataatttcgtcttgaaaaaaaaagttattttctttgtattaacaaaaaaaaatagttttattttccctttttaatttttaactttttttacaACTCTCAAATCTAATTTCTCACTTAGATAAAATCAAATTcgttttttaaattctaaacgatggtgtttgttttttggttgaataaaaaaaaattaaaatattttattttttttcatccaattAAAAGTCACATATTAATATCAACCAATATGAATAAACTGAAAACAAGTTTATTAtagttatattgattgatatcgataaattacttttagttgaataaaaaaaaaatcaaatattttagttttttctacttagccaaaaaacaaacaccaccaaatttaaaaataaattaaagcacCTCTTTTTATACAATTTGGATAAGAAATGAATTGATCATAAAACGGTAAAACcatatatccaaaaaaaaaaaacattttctcgttatttttccACATGAATTCagatctattttttaaaaaataaataaaataaaagaaaaaaggaaatgtaTGCCATTAagtacttaatttatttttttcacttttaactGCTAAATAACAAATTTCGCCCATTATAATTATCCATGGaagtcaaaataataaaataaggaaaaattcaaaacttaagGGACAAATAAACGGCACAAGTTGGGAGAAGCAGATTTGAAATGACATCACCAGTAATCCATGTGGCAAAATGAATTAAACTACAtgaaatattgatttattatttttttttttgtaattgtcTTCTCTAATGAGAGCTGTTGGTGCATGGGACAGACTAT
This DNA window, taken from Vitis riparia cultivar Riparia Gloire de Montpellier isolate 1030 chromosome 13, EGFV_Vit.rip_1.0, whole genome shotgun sequence, encodes the following:
- the LOC117927595 gene encoding CO(2)-response secreted protease-like isoform X1, which encodes MASILQFFLSLCLLHLLISLSAASNENEIPKSYVVYMGKSSNNHGGEAEVAESSHLQLLSAIIPSSESERISLIHSYNHAFKGFSAMLTQGEASILSGHEEIVSIFPDPLLQLHTTRSWDFLNVESGITSTPLFHHNLYRDVIIGVIDTGIWPESPSFNDNGIGEIPSRWKGVCMEGSDFKKSNCNRKLIGARYYNTPKALIQPKSSSNKSHPINLTGSPRDSVGHGTHTASIAAGAPIANASYYGLAPGTARGGSPSARIASYKACSLEGCSGSTIMKAFDDAIKDGVDIISVSIGMTSIFQSDFLNDPIAIGAFHAQQMGVMVVCSAGNSGPDPYTIVNSAPWIFTVAASNIDRDFQSTVVLGNGKTFPGPAINFSNLTRSKTYPLARSEDVAAAFTPSSDARSCYPGSLDPKKVRGKIIVCSGDGSNPRRIQKLVVEDAKAIGMILIDEYQKGSPFESGIYPFTEVGDIAGFHILKYINSTKNPTATILPTKEVPRIRPAPVVAFFSSRGPGGLTENILKPDIMAPGVAILAAMIPKTEAGSVPIGRKVSKFGIRSGTSMACPHVTGAAAFIKSVHPQWSSSMIRSALMTTAIISNNMRKDLTNSTGFSANPHEMGVGEISPLKALNPGLVFETATEDYLHFLCYYGYPEKTIRAVANKKFSCPSTSFDELISNINYPSISISKLDRHLAAQTVTRTVRNVGSPNSTYIAQLHAPVGLEITVSPKKIVFVEGLERATFKVSFKGKEASRGYSFGSITWFDGLHSVRTVFAVNVE
- the LOC117927595 gene encoding CO(2)-response secreted protease-like isoform X2, which codes for MASILQFFLSLCLLHLLISLSAASNENEIPKSYVVYMGKSSNNHGGEAEVAESSHLQLLSAIIPSSESERISLIHSYNHAFKGFSAMLTQGEASILSGHEEIVSIFPDPLLQLHTTRSWDFLNVESGITSTPLFHHNLYRDVIIGVIDTGIWPESPSFNDNGIGEIPSRWKGVCMEGSDFKKSNCNRKLIGARYYNTPKALIQPKSSSNKSHPINLTGSPRDSVGHGTHTASIAAGAPIANASYYGLAPGTARGGSPSARIASYKACSLEGCSGSTIMKAFDDAIKDGVDIISVSIGMTSIFQSDFLNDPIAIGAFHAQQMGVMVVCSAGNSGPDPYTIVNSAPWIFTVAASNIDRDFQSTVVLGNGKTFPGPAINFSNLTRSKTYPLARSEDVAAAFTPSSDARSCYPGSLDPKKVRGKIIVCSGDGSNPRRIQKLVVEDAKAIGMILIDEYQKGSPFESGIYPFTEVGDIAGFHILKYINSTKNPTATILPTKEVPRIRPAPVVAFFSSRGPGGLTENILKPDIMAPGVAILAAMIPKTEAGSVPIGRKVSKFGIRSGTSMACPHVTGAAAFIKSVHPQWSSSMIRSALMTTGLLTWPTTLGTSASLPSISPSKQIVQLDCEILLK